A portion of the Coraliomargarita parva genome contains these proteins:
- a CDS encoding IS3 family transposase codes for ERSNQVWCTDITYIPLGETHVYLTAVMDWSSRYVISWKLSNSMDEAFCVECLQQALQVEGIPEIFNTDQGSQFTGEAFTGVLKAHEIKISMDGKGRALDNVMIERLWRTVKYDDIYIRGYETMAELYQGLSAFFRKYNTRKHQSLGMSPEQKYRSGFKMEDAA; via the coding sequence TCGAGCGCAGTAATCAGGTCTGGTGCACGGACATCACCTACATCCCCCTCGGTGAGACTCACGTCTACCTGACGGCTGTGATGGACTGGTCGAGCCGCTACGTGATCAGTTGGAAGCTCAGCAACAGTATGGACGAGGCCTTCTGCGTGGAGTGCCTGCAGCAAGCACTACAGGTCGAAGGTATCCCGGAGATCTTCAACACCGATCAGGGAAGCCAGTTCACCGGCGAGGCCTTCACCGGGGTGCTCAAAGCGCATGAGATTAAAATCAGCATGGACGGGAAGGGGCGCGCCCTGGATAACGTCATGATCGAACGGCTCTGGCGCACGGTGAAGTATGACGACATCTACATCCGGGGCTACGAGACGATGGCCGAACTCTATCAGGGGCTGTCCGCGTTCTTCCGCAAATACAACACACGCAAACACCAGAGCCTGGGAATGAGTCCCGAGCAAAAGTATCGCAGCGGATTTAAAATGGAGGATGCCGCGTGA